In Conger conger unplaced genomic scaffold, fConCon1.1 SCAFFOLD_74, whole genome shotgun sequence, a single window of DNA contains:
- the LOC133120044 gene encoding uncharacterized protein LOC133120044 has product MENVLSTYDDEDEIAFIVCDVCNVKIRTDALYRIHLTTAQHLKREEALIATGKARRQPPLPKWTSYTDYLDYLQIDEPIVGLKHLVEVATLPGSLGPRYLCKPCRYEGDMPDMTNHIIGRKHRQKYLEMRRPDLVTWDKITSFQQGKVVRAKAEVAERQDGRGAPERLKKKPGATGKIGALKVPNMQWRGKQPLAQGPGGVHHRPPQHKDGPSAWGPLREESYGWGYPEPHLPQSFAPGEEWRAEQPRRRSLEKEGRFYPHGHAHKLPVDSYPLHHYGDPERAGEGERGGAYADEARRGGAYADEARRGGAYADEARRGGAYGYDERTGEGGRGMGFEGERRGEAISQVESGRGERLSHRNAGSSAQDVEEAKWPPASEAPNAVNKLPETFKRFLSGAVDKLRVRQFSQDAELSREMGSKKLKLDHLNQSSGQKNFDIESVEEANFIKDKLCNLLKEFQATKSQRERAMRKSSSGVYRDYNHLSSQQLGPSVAPSHGTDPFLLPPGHYEEDQRDPQDHYERGQRYLQDHYKVDQRDPQDHYERGLRDPQDHYERGQRDLQDHYERGQRDPQDRYESSHRDPQDHYEKGPRDQQDHYERGQRDPQDRYESSHRDPQDHYEKGPRDPQDHYERGPRDPQDQYERGNGRPQDHFERGSRDSKDCFERGQRDPQGRYEEYGRGQEDHYDPVPRQSREKSEKARVDPRVAHRHSYEDVFDPRRLPAPPQQGYSIPENSASLEKLTSTLLQLVAHKRRF; this is encoded by the exons GGAAAGCCAGGAGGCAGCCACCACTGCCCAAATGGACCAGCTACACAGACTACCTGGACTACCTGCAGATCGATGAGCCCATAGTTG GGCTGAAGCACCTTGTGGAGGTGGCAACCCTCCCAGGCTCCCTGGGGCCCAGGTACCTCTGCAAACCCTGCCGCTATGAGGGAGACATGCCGGACATGACCAATCACATCATCGGCCGCAAGCACAGGCAGAAATACCTG GAGATGAGGAGGCCAGACCTGGTCACCTGGGATAAGATCACGTCCTTTCAGCAGGGCAAGGTGGTGCGCGCCAAAGCGGAGGTAGCGGAGCGACAGGATGGACGCGGCGCTCCGGAG AGGTTAAAGAAGAAGCCTGGAGCCACTGGGAAAATTGGTGCCCTGAAAG TTCCTAACATGCAGTGGAGAGGCAAGCAGCCCCTAGCCCAGGGCCCTGGGGGGGTGCACCACAGACCCCCCCAGCACAAGGACGGCCCCTCAGCGTGGGGCCCCCTGAGGGAAGAGTCCTATGGCTGGGGCTACCCAGAACCACACCTCCCACAGTCctttgctccgggggaggagtGGAGAGCTGAGCAGCCCAGGAGGCGGAGCCTAGAGAAGGAGGGAAGGTTCTATCCCCATGGTCATGCTCACAAGCTTCCTGTTGATTCATATCCTCTGCATCACTATGGAGacccagagagagcaggggagggggaaaggggcGGCGCTTATGCAGATGAGGCTAGAAGGGGTGGGGCTTACGCAGATGAGGCTAGAAGGGGCGGGGCTTACGCAGATGAGGCTAGAAGGGGCGGAGCTTATGGATATGATGAAAGGACAG gggaaggggggaggggcatgGGTTTTGAAGGGGAAAGGAGGGGCGAGGCTATTAGCCAGGTGGAGTCAGGCAGAGGTGAGAGGCTAAGCCACAGGAATGCTGGGAGCTCTGCGCAGGATGTGGAAGAGGCTAAGTGGCCCCCAGCCAGCGAGGCGCCAAACGCGGTGAACAAGCTTCCGGAAACATTCAAGCGCTTCCTGTCCGGAGCTGTGGACAAACTCAGAGTCCGGCAGTTTTCCCAGGATGCCGAGCTGAGCAG GGAGATGGGCTCTAAGAAGCTGAAACTGGATCATCTGAACCAATCATCTGGCCAG AAAAATTTTGACATTGAAAGTGTGGAAGAAGCCAACTTCATCAAAGACAAACTATGTAACCTGCTGAAAGAGTTTCAAGCCACCAAATCTCAGAGGGaaagg GCTATGAGGAAAAGTTCATCAGGTGTTTACAGAGATTACAATCACCTGAGCTCCCAACAACTAGGGCCTTCTGTTGCCCCCAGCCATGGGACCGATCCATTCCTCCTTCCACCAGGTCACTACGAAGAGGACCAGAGAGATCCACAAGATCACTATGAAAGGGGGCAGAGATATTTACAAGATCACTACAAAGTGGACCAGAGAGATCCACAAGATCACTATGAAAGGGGCCTGAGAGATCCACAAGATCACTATGAAAGGGGGCAGAGAGATTTACAAGATCACTATGAAAGGGGCCAGAGAGATCCACAAGATCGCTATGAAAGTAGCCACAGAGATCCACAAGATCATTACGAAAAGGGTCCAAGAGATCAACAAGATCACTATGAAAGGGGCCAGAGAGACCCACAAGATCGCTATGAAAGTAGCCACAGAGATCCACAAGATCATTATGAAAAGGGTCCAAGAGATCCACAAGATCACTATGAAAGGGGTCCTAGAGATCCACAAGATCAGTATGAAAGGGGAAATGGAAGGCCACAAGATCACTTTGAAAGGGGTTCAAGAGATTCAAAAGATTGCTTTGAAAGGGGTCAGAGAGATCCACAAGGTCGCTATGAGGAATATGGAAGAGGCCAAGAAGATCACTATGATCCTGTACCCAGGCAGTCCCGGGAGAAATCAGAAAAGGCCCGTGTGGATCCCAGAGTTGCCCATCGACATTCATATGAAG ATGTGTTTGACCCCCGCCGGCTGCCTGCCCCTCCACAGCAGGGCTACAGCATCCCCGAAAACTCGGCCTCTCTGGAAAAGCTCACCTCCACCCTCCTGCAGTTGGTGGCCCACAAACGGCGCTTctga